In a single window of the Cupriavidus basilensis genome:
- a CDS encoding porin: protein MRKKGCRSAITGSAFPRIHLRRLCLASLATTALGMAANASAAQPDGVSLSGLVTAGPTVTSNVGGASRYGVDSGPYRPNYIAMNGSETLSPDMAAYFRLAGRFFADNGQTVGQLFNTNAIVGLRGSLGDLALGYTRDFMFDFLTIPGFSGSWFGGIWGSPQGPFLNFGGVYSPARVGSFDADRTNGEALANAAKYTKQFGPLKLGAMYALGERTTSINDGSTYSLGALYETPRYGAAVAYTDFRDSSTPTSRGHFQTMGLGAKWNIGESTIAGSYTRVRNALTNGAIDTFGTGATVPVGESYTINLHYQYMKGNAALQDRYAHQVLLKLDKALSLRTHVYLQAAFQKAGGTADAKAFINGAAGPSDSNKQVLSGLFVEHAF from the coding sequence ATGAGGAAGAAAGGCTGCAGGTCTGCCATCACGGGAAGTGCATTTCCACGAATTCATCTGCGCCGGCTTTGCCTGGCGAGCCTGGCGACAACCGCGCTGGGCATGGCGGCCAATGCATCGGCGGCGCAGCCCGACGGCGTCTCACTCAGCGGCCTGGTAACGGCAGGCCCCACGGTGACGTCGAATGTCGGAGGGGCTTCCCGCTATGGCGTCGACTCCGGCCCGTACCGGCCCAACTACATCGCCATGAACGGTTCCGAGACGCTCTCGCCGGACATGGCGGCGTACTTCAGGCTGGCCGGCCGGTTCTTTGCGGATAACGGCCAGACCGTCGGGCAGCTCTTCAACACCAACGCGATCGTTGGCCTGCGCGGTTCGCTGGGCGACCTCGCCCTGGGATACACGCGGGACTTCATGTTCGATTTCCTGACGATCCCGGGCTTCAGCGGCTCGTGGTTCGGCGGCATCTGGGGCAGCCCGCAGGGGCCGTTCCTGAATTTTGGCGGCGTCTATAGCCCGGCTCGCGTGGGTTCGTTCGACGCCGACCGGACCAACGGCGAAGCGCTGGCCAACGCGGCCAAGTACACCAAGCAGTTCGGGCCGCTCAAGCTCGGCGCGATGTACGCCCTTGGCGAGCGCACCACCTCGATCAACGACGGAAGCACCTATAGCCTCGGCGCACTCTACGAAACCCCGCGCTATGGCGCCGCCGTCGCCTATACGGATTTCAGGGATAGCAGCACGCCGACCAGCCGTGGGCACTTTCAGACGATGGGCCTGGGGGCGAAGTGGAACATTGGAGAATCGACGATTGCCGGGTCCTACACCCGCGTGAGAAACGCGCTCACCAATGGCGCGATCGACACGTTCGGCACTGGTGCGACAGTGCCTGTGGGCGAGAGCTACACGATCAACCTCCACTACCAGTACATGAAGGGCAACGCGGCGCTGCAGGATCGCTACGCGCATCAGGTCCTGCTGAAACTGGACAAGGCACTGTCGCTGAGAACCCATGTCTACCTGCAAGCCGCGTTCCAGAAGGCGGGGGGCACCGCGGATGCGAAGGCCTTTATCAACGGCGCTGCCGGCCCGTCGGACAGCAACAAGCAAGTACTGTCCGGGCTCTTTGTCGAGCACGCATTCTGA
- a CDS encoding MFS transporter, which yields MKNPPLRADPLDISEVIDNIPPNRQRRRIIAICFAVVALEGFDAAIIGFIAPQVATHFGAKPAEISAAIAAGMFGLLLGYITAGSVADTRGRKPVLVAGTLAFALATLASAFSASLFQLVAWRCLTGVGVGVAMPAVAALLAELLPARRRASALSGVFCGFLFGSAAAGFLTGHLIDGIGWQGLLLLGGIGPLLLVPAILALLPESPAFLVQTGAGSGRVCAALAKLGAPQPGAAVFKAPAQAAEITKGSVAQLFSTQYRSTTVLLWLLMFLILGSFYVIASWLPTLIKSTGESVAMASRTASLFQFGGLAGAVVGAFAIRRVAPLRFVGIALLIGAASPLLIAAPDATAGYAAAVFCSGFLISGPIVVLNAVAVAAYPTQIRSVGAGWASALGRVGSLAGAGCVGLLIKSGVGLPEIIAAVSATVLVCAVIVPFLIRKLREPGV from the coding sequence ATGAAGAATCCCCCATTGCGTGCCGATCCCCTGGACATCTCCGAGGTGATCGACAACATCCCGCCCAATCGACAACGCCGCCGCATCATCGCCATCTGCTTTGCCGTGGTTGCGCTCGAGGGCTTCGATGCGGCCATCATCGGATTCATTGCGCCGCAGGTCGCCACGCACTTCGGCGCGAAGCCTGCCGAGATCTCCGCTGCCATCGCAGCGGGCATGTTCGGGCTGCTGCTCGGCTACATCACTGCGGGAAGCGTGGCCGATACGCGGGGACGAAAGCCTGTGCTTGTGGCCGGCACGCTCGCGTTTGCGCTAGCCACCCTCGCCTCTGCGTTCAGCGCGTCGCTATTCCAGCTGGTGGCATGGCGATGCCTGACCGGTGTGGGCGTCGGCGTGGCGATGCCCGCCGTTGCCGCGCTGCTGGCGGAACTGCTGCCCGCCCGCCGGCGCGCCTCCGCGCTCTCCGGCGTGTTCTGCGGATTCCTGTTCGGTTCTGCCGCGGCGGGCTTCCTGACGGGGCACCTGATCGATGGCATCGGCTGGCAGGGGCTGCTTCTCCTCGGCGGCATCGGGCCGCTGCTGCTCGTTCCCGCCATCCTTGCGCTCTTGCCCGAGTCGCCAGCCTTCCTGGTGCAAACCGGGGCCGGTTCGGGCCGGGTATGCGCCGCGCTGGCCAAGCTAGGCGCGCCCCAGCCTGGCGCAGCGGTGTTCAAGGCCCCCGCGCAGGCGGCCGAGATCACCAAGGGCAGCGTGGCGCAGCTCTTCAGCACGCAGTACCGCTCAACCACGGTGCTGCTCTGGCTGCTGATGTTCCTGATACTGGGCAGCTTCTATGTCATCGCGAGCTGGCTCCCGACCTTGATCAAGAGTACCGGGGAAAGCGTTGCCATGGCCTCCAGGACAGCCTCCCTGTTCCAGTTTGGCGGCCTGGCCGGCGCAGTGGTCGGCGCCTTCGCCATCCGGCGCGTCGCGCCGTTGCGTTTCGTCGGGATCGCCTTGCTGATCGGTGCCGCCAGCCCGCTTCTGATCGCCGCGCCCGATGCCACGGCAGGGTACGCCGCCGCCGTGTTCTGCTCGGGCTTCCTGATCAGCGGGCCCATCGTCGTGCTCAACGCCGTCGCGGTTGCGGCCTACCCCACGCAGATACGTTCCGTGGGCGCGGGCTGGGCCAGCGCGCTCGGCCGCGTGGGATCGTTGGCGGGCGCAGGCTGCGTCGGGCTGTTGATCAAGTCCGGCGTGGGCCTGCCCGAGATCATCGCCGCTGTCAGCGCCACGGTGCTGGTGTGCGCCGTGATCGTACCGTTCCTAATCCGCAAATTACGTGAACCTGGAGTCTGA
- a CDS encoding carboxylesterase family protein, translated as MPVKEKSVVVSLSIGALRGEATDGVFAFRGVPYGERAHAGSRLSEVMPPSAWTGERDATALGAVFPQAPSRLATVMGNGIDRNPQSEDAFLLNVWAPRDAERRPVFFFIHGGGFLTGGGTAAWYDGERIARESGMVVVTVNYRLGALGHFTDASDARGANRAVRDLIRALEWVQEHIGRFGGDPACVTVGGQSAGAYYAWLLGVSPASKGLLHRNAMFSLPALPPLSPDDAYRTSLALLDAAGAQDIGALSVNDILAAQGQLMRSRASFGAVSVGLRPVAEEGLVPDWLFDLPRAARQAHVSASLLGFTADESSAFMAAAPEVVQATEPRVKAWFEAEFGTDAMKYYAAFAAARPAHTPYTQIVDASGYKLFGAAAREIASALASAAKPVYPYRFSVQSRVPNLMSPHCLELPFLFGNRGNWLDAPMIADIPEETFENVGAAFRLAISSFVATGKPATLSGAAWRPFDVAEPGIADIADAGISWQPWHPLLAT; from the coding sequence ATGCCTGTCAAAGAGAAATCCGTTGTGGTGTCCTTGTCCATCGGCGCCCTCCGTGGCGAGGCGACCGATGGCGTCTTTGCATTTCGCGGGGTGCCTTATGGCGAGCGAGCCCATGCTGGGAGCCGGCTATCCGAAGTGATGCCGCCGTCCGCATGGACTGGCGAACGCGATGCCACCGCGCTCGGCGCGGTCTTTCCGCAAGCCCCTTCGCGTCTGGCTACGGTCATGGGCAACGGCATCGACCGCAACCCGCAATCCGAAGACGCATTCCTCCTCAATGTGTGGGCGCCGCGGGACGCGGAGCGCCGGCCAGTGTTTTTTTTCATTCATGGCGGCGGCTTTCTCACCGGCGGTGGCACCGCTGCCTGGTATGACGGCGAGCGCATAGCCAGGGAAAGCGGGATGGTGGTGGTCACGGTCAACTACCGGCTTGGCGCGCTGGGCCATTTCACCGATGCCAGCGATGCGCGCGGCGCCAATCGCGCCGTTCGCGACCTGATTCGCGCCCTGGAGTGGGTGCAGGAGCATATCGGCCGGTTTGGCGGCGATCCGGCGTGCGTCACGGTGGGCGGCCAGTCGGCCGGGGCCTACTACGCCTGGTTGCTTGGCGTCAGCCCCGCGTCGAAGGGGCTGCTCCATCGCAACGCCATGTTCAGCCTGCCGGCCCTGCCGCCACTGTCGCCGGACGACGCGTATCGCACGAGCCTCGCATTGCTCGACGCCGCAGGCGCGCAAGACATCGGCGCGTTGTCGGTCAATGACATCCTTGCCGCGCAGGGCCAGTTGATGCGCTCGCGCGCCAGTTTCGGTGCAGTCTCGGTCGGCTTGCGGCCGGTGGCAGAAGAAGGCCTTGTCCCCGACTGGCTCTTCGACCTGCCGCGTGCGGCCAGGCAAGCGCACGTGTCAGCGTCCCTGCTCGGCTTTACGGCTGACGAGAGTAGCGCCTTCATGGCGGCGGCGCCCGAGGTGGTGCAAGCCACCGAGCCCCGGGTCAAAGCCTGGTTCGAAGCCGAATTCGGGACGGATGCGATGAAGTACTATGCCGCCTTTGCCGCCGCGCGCCCTGCTCACACGCCGTACACCCAGATCGTCGATGCGAGCGGGTACAAGCTGTTCGGCGCGGCGGCACGCGAGATCGCCAGCGCTCTCGCCAGCGCGGCCAAGCCTGTCTATCCATACCGGTTCAGCGTACAGAGCCGCGTGCCAAACCTCATGAGCCCGCATTGCCTGGAACTGCCCTTCCTGTTCGGCAACCGCGGCAACTGGCTTGATGCGCCCATGATTGCAGATATCCCTGAAGAGACATTCGAGAACGTGGGCGCCGCCTTCCGCCTGGCCATATCCAGCTTTGTCGCGACGGGCAAGCCAGCCACGCTGTCCGGTGCTGCCTGGCGGCCCTTTGATGTCGCCGAGCCGGGCATCGCGGACATCGCGGATGCCGGCATCTCCTGGCAGCCGTGGCATCCCTTGCTTGCCACGTAG
- a CDS encoding MFS transporter: MSSIQATHTTAAARTAHTADSPATGLPARLVLLLAAGAGLAVASLYYSQPMLGVLGPDIGASDAAVGLVPTLTQLGYALGILLLAPLGDRYDRRRIILAKAAVLSVALLASGAASGIGLLLATSLAIGLAATMAQDIVPAAATLAPESHRGKVVGTVMTGLLLGILLSRVLSGFVAEHFGWRIMFVIAAASIALIGVVAARGLPRFKPTTHLAYSALLGSLGKLWQKHGALRRATLSQGLLSVGFSAFWSTLAVMLHGAPFHLGSAAAGAFGLAGAAGALAAPLAGRLADRKGPELVTRLGIALTAISFAGMLLSPLLAPHARLWLIGASALGFDLGVQVTLVAHQTIVYGIEPGARSRLNAVLFVGMFVGMAAGAALGSVLLARWGWMAVTLLSTATAVGALVVRMWPGARLAR; the protein is encoded by the coding sequence ATGTCTTCCATTCAAGCCACACATACCACCGCTGCCGCGCGCACAGCGCACACGGCGGACTCCCCCGCCACCGGCCTGCCCGCACGGCTGGTCCTGCTGCTTGCCGCGGGCGCTGGCCTTGCCGTGGCGTCGCTGTACTACAGCCAGCCGATGCTCGGCGTGCTGGGCCCGGACATCGGCGCGTCCGATGCGGCGGTCGGCCTGGTGCCCACGCTCACGCAACTCGGCTATGCGCTGGGCATCCTGCTGCTGGCGCCGCTAGGCGACCGCTACGACCGCCGGCGCATCATCCTGGCCAAGGCTGCCGTGCTCAGCGTCGCGCTGCTGGCCAGCGGCGCCGCCTCCGGCATCGGGCTGCTGCTGGCCACCAGCCTGGCGATCGGGCTGGCCGCGACGATGGCGCAAGACATCGTGCCGGCCGCCGCCACGCTGGCGCCCGAGTCGCACCGGGGCAAGGTCGTCGGCACCGTGATGACGGGGCTGCTGCTCGGCATCCTGCTCTCGCGCGTGCTCAGCGGGTTTGTGGCCGAGCACTTCGGCTGGCGCATCATGTTCGTGATCGCAGCAGCCAGCATTGCGCTGATCGGCGTGGTGGCCGCGCGCGGCCTGCCGCGCTTCAAGCCCACCACCCATCTTGCGTACAGCGCGCTGCTGGGCTCGCTCGGCAAGCTGTGGCAGAAGCACGGCGCGCTGCGCCGGGCGACGCTGTCGCAGGGGCTGCTGTCGGTTGGCTTCAGCGCATTCTGGTCGACCCTGGCCGTGATGCTCCACGGCGCGCCGTTCCACCTGGGCAGCGCGGCTGCCGGCGCATTCGGCCTGGCCGGTGCCGCCGGCGCGCTCGCCGCACCGCTGGCCGGCCGGCTGGCAGACCGCAAGGGCCCGGAGCTTGTCACCCGCCTGGGCATCGCGCTGACCGCGATCTCGTTCGCCGGCATGCTGCTCTCGCCGCTGCTCGCACCGCACGCACGGCTGTGGCTGATTGGCGCCAGCGCGCTGGGCTTCGACCTTGGTGTGCAAGTGACGCTGGTCGCGCACCAGACCATCGTCTATGGCATCGAGCCTGGCGCCCGCAGCCGCCTCAATGCGGTGCTGTTTGTCGGCATGTTCGTGGGCATGGCGGCCGGCGCCGCGCTGGGCAGCGTGCTGCTGGCGCGCTGGGGCTGGATGGCGGTGACACTGTTGTCGACCGCGACGGCCGTCGGGGCCCTGGTGGTGCGGATGTGGCCGGGGGCACGGCTGGCCCGGTGA
- a CDS encoding LysR family transcriptional regulator — MKTLPSAPVAPVAPVAPATSATPSADRVELMQTFVRIVEAGSLSAAAAQLGTTQPTISRRLQSLERSLGLRLLQRSTHAMKLTEDGERCFGRAKELVAGWEAFEADLRGAGDEPEGTLRVVVPHAFGQQQLVGPLAEFLRRHSRVTVEWLLYDRTPEFIADGIDCAIHVGEVSDPSVVAIRLAEVPRIVVAAPAVLEGLATPSHPNELAMLPWLSLRTFYRNEVTLTHAVTGESQRLTFRPRLGTDSLYALRSAAALGLGVAVASAWLMAEDIAQGRLLHLVPEWQASSLPMYLIYPYASFYPAKLRRFVETMRQCVPATMAG; from the coding sequence ATGAAAACCCTGCCCTCCGCACCAGTCGCACCAGTCGCCCCAGTCGCTCCGGCCACCTCCGCCACGCCTTCCGCCGACCGCGTCGAGCTGATGCAGACCTTCGTGCGGATCGTCGAGGCCGGCAGCCTGTCGGCGGCCGCCGCGCAGCTAGGCACCACCCAGCCCACCATCAGCCGCCGCCTGCAAAGCCTGGAGCGCTCGCTTGGCCTGCGCCTGCTGCAGCGCTCGACCCATGCAATGAAGCTCACCGAGGATGGCGAGCGCTGCTTTGGGCGCGCCAAGGAGCTGGTAGCGGGATGGGAGGCTTTCGAAGCGGACCTGCGCGGCGCCGGTGACGAGCCCGAGGGCACGCTGCGGGTCGTGGTGCCGCATGCCTTCGGGCAGCAGCAGCTGGTGGGGCCGCTGGCGGAGTTCCTGCGCCGTCACTCGCGGGTGACGGTGGAGTGGCTGTTGTATGACCGGACACCGGAGTTCATTGCCGACGGCATCGACTGCGCCATCCACGTGGGCGAGGTGAGCGACCCGTCGGTGGTGGCGATCCGGCTTGCCGAGGTGCCCCGCATCGTCGTTGCCGCGCCTGCCGTGCTGGAAGGCTTGGCGACGCCCTCGCACCCGAACGAGCTGGCCATGCTGCCCTGGCTTTCCCTGCGCACCTTCTATCGCAACGAGGTGACGCTGACCCATGCGGTGACAGGCGAGAGCCAGCGGCTGACGTTCCGCCCGCGCCTGGGCACCGACAGCCTGTATGCGCTGCGCAGCGCGGCGGCGCTGGGACTGGGCGTGGCCGTGGCGTCGGCCTGGCTGATGGCCGAGGATATTGCACAGGGCCGGCTGCTGCACCTGGTGCCCGAGTGGCAGGCATCCTCGCTGCCGATGTACCTGATCTATCCCTATGCGAGCTTTTATCCCGCCAAGCTGCGCCGCTTTGTGGAGACGATGCGGCAATGCGTGCCGGCGACCATGGCAGGCTGA
- a CDS encoding NAD(+) synthase — translation MTDTTDTKNPFLNIYAHGFVRVAVGVPVCRVADPAFNAAETIALARDAASQGAALVAFPELGLSAYTCDDLFHQRALLDACEAALGAIVDASRSIAATLVVGLPLRVEHQLFNCAAVVAGGRILGVVPKTYLPNYWEFYEARQFSSADSAVATEVALCGSKVPFGAGLLFEAQDVPFLRFHVEICEDVWVPIPPSSFAALAGATVLVNLSASNIVVGKSGYRHQLVSQQSARCLAAYLYSSAGKGESSTDLAWDGQALIYENGELLAESERFADGSHLTFADVDLERLSRERMHQTTFGHSVRRHGAEVAKFKVISFAMNPALDKPLPLRRTVERFPYVPSDARRRDERCSEVYNIQVQALVQRLSSSGISKVVIGVSGGLDSTHALLVCAKAMDRLKLPRTNIIGITMPGFATSERTLLQARKLMEVVGCVAKEIDIRPSCVEMLKDLEHPYACGKPVYDVTFENVQAGERTNHLFRFANHSHAIVIGTGDLSELALGWCTYGVGDHMSHYNVNASVPKTLISHLVRWVAETGQIGNAGSDVLLDVLGTEISPELVPGDSADAPQQKTEHFIGPYELQDFNLYYTLRFGFTPTKIAFLALSAWGERDKGNWPDGLDVVRNVYKVADIKRNLRIFLDRFFRTSQFKRSCVPNGPKVGSGGSLSPRGDWRAPSDSESVVWMKDLERVPDEI, via the coding sequence ATGACTGACACGACTGACACGAAGAACCCGTTCCTCAATATCTACGCCCATGGCTTTGTCCGCGTGGCCGTGGGCGTGCCGGTGTGCCGCGTGGCCGATCCGGCCTTCAATGCTGCCGAAACGATCGCGCTGGCCAGGGATGCCGCCAGCCAGGGCGCGGCGCTGGTGGCCTTTCCGGAGCTGGGCTTGTCCGCCTATACCTGCGATGACCTGTTCCATCAGCGCGCCTTGCTTGACGCCTGCGAGGCGGCCCTTGGCGCCATCGTCGATGCGTCCAGGTCGATTGCCGCGACGCTGGTGGTGGGGCTGCCGCTGCGGGTCGAGCATCAACTGTTCAACTGCGCGGCGGTGGTAGCCGGCGGGCGCATCCTTGGCGTGGTCCCCAAGACTTACCTGCCGAACTACTGGGAGTTCTACGAGGCGCGCCAGTTCAGTTCGGCCGATAGCGCGGTAGCTACCGAGGTGGCGCTTTGCGGCAGCAAGGTGCCCTTTGGCGCCGGCCTGCTGTTCGAGGCGCAAGACGTGCCGTTCTTGCGCTTCCACGTGGAGATCTGCGAGGACGTGTGGGTGCCGATCCCGCCGTCGTCGTTCGCGGCGCTGGCGGGCGCGACCGTGCTGGTGAACCTGTCGGCCTCCAACATCGTGGTCGGCAAGTCCGGCTACCGGCATCAGCTGGTCAGCCAGCAGTCGGCGCGCTGCCTGGCGGCGTACCTGTACAGCTCGGCGGGCAAGGGCGAGTCGTCCACCGACCTGGCGTGGGACGGGCAGGCGCTGATCTACGAGAACGGCGAGCTGCTGGCGGAGTCCGAGCGCTTTGCGGACGGCTCGCACCTGACCTTTGCGGATGTCGACCTCGAGCGCCTGTCGCGCGAGCGCATGCACCAGACCACGTTCGGCCACTCGGTGCGGCGCCATGGCGCGGAGGTGGCGAAGTTCAAGGTGATCTCCTTCGCCATGAACCCGGCGCTGGACAAGCCATTGCCGCTGCGCAGGACGGTGGAGCGCTTCCCCTACGTGCCGTCCGATGCGCGGCGGCGCGACGAGCGCTGCAGCGAGGTCTACAACATCCAGGTGCAGGCGCTGGTCCAGCGGCTGTCGTCCAGCGGCATCTCCAAGGTGGTGATCGGCGTCTCCGGCGGGCTGGATTCCACGCACGCGCTGCTGGTGTGCGCCAAGGCCATGGATCGGCTGAAGCTGCCGCGCACCAACATCATCGGCATCACCATGCCGGGCTTTGCCACCAGCGAGCGCACGCTGCTCCAGGCGCGCAAGCTGATGGAGGTGGTGGGCTGCGTGGCCAAGGAGATCGACATCCGGCCAAGCTGCGTCGAGATGCTCAAGGACCTCGAGCACCCCTATGCGTGCGGCAAGCCCGTGTACGACGTCACGTTCGAGAACGTACAGGCGGGCGAGCGCACCAACCATCTGTTCCGCTTCGCCAATCACAGCCACGCCATCGTGATCGGCACCGGCGACCTGAGCGAGCTGGCCCTGGGCTGGTGCACGTATGGCGTGGGCGACCACATGTCGCACTACAACGTGAACGCCAGCGTGCCCAAGACGCTGATCTCGCACCTGGTCCGCTGGGTGGCGGAGACCGGGCAGATCGGCAATGCCGGCTCGGACGTGCTGCTCGACGTGCTTGGCACGGAGATCAGCCCGGAACTGGTGCCGGGCGACTCAGCCGACGCGCCCCAGCAAAAGACCGAGCACTTCATCGGTCCGTATGAGCTGCAGGATTTCAACCTGTACTACACGCTGCGCTTCGGCTTCACGCCGACCAAGATCGCCTTCCTTGCCCTGAGCGCATGGGGCGAGCGCGACAAGGGCAACTGGCCTGACGGGCTGGACGTGGTGCGCAATGTGTACAAGGTGGCCGACATCAAGCGCAATCTGCGCATCTTCCTCGACCGTTTTTTCCGGACCAGCCAGTTCAAGCGCTCGTGCGTGCCCAACGGGCCCAAGGTGGGGTCGGGGGGCTCGCTGTCGCCGCGCGGAGACTGGCGGGCACCGAGCGATTCGGAGTCCGTGGTGTGGATGAAAGACCTGGAGCGGGTGCCGGACGAGATCTGA
- a CDS encoding tripartite tricarboxylate transporter substrate binding protein: protein MKLSSVVRCLAAISLLGVALAGMPARANANTGAAPGGDFPQRPIRLVVTFPPGGGTDTLARVIGTELGRSLGQAVVVDNRPGASGNIGAELVARSPADGYTLLVVNSSFAINPGVFRKLPFEPGKDFSAVIAFASVPSVIAVPEHSPIHGFKDLIAAGRSGKPPSYASCGNGTPQHLAGELLKISARTDLLHIPYKGCAPAMTDVLGGQADVSINTLTNTLPYLKTGKLRALAVTSRGRSPFLPEVPAVSELGLPGYDVDQWFGILAPAGTSPEVVQKLNLEIARVIARPEVRANLANLGFATTHSTPAQFQRVVNADIARWTKLALRIGLKAD, encoded by the coding sequence ATGAAACTCTCATCCGTCGTACGCTGCCTCGCGGCGATCTCGTTGCTTGGGGTGGCGCTGGCAGGCATGCCGGCCCGGGCCAACGCCAATACCGGCGCCGCCCCCGGCGGCGACTTCCCGCAGCGGCCAATCCGCCTGGTGGTGACCTTTCCGCCGGGCGGCGGCACCGATACCCTGGCGCGCGTGATCGGCACGGAACTTGGGCGCAGCCTCGGCCAGGCCGTGGTGGTGGACAACCGGCCCGGCGCCAGCGGCAATATCGGCGCGGAGCTGGTGGCAAGGAGCCCGGCGGATGGCTATACCCTGCTGGTGGTCAACAGCAGCTTCGCCATCAATCCCGGCGTGTTCCGCAAGCTGCCCTTCGAGCCTGGCAAGGACTTCAGCGCGGTCATCGCATTTGCCTCGGTGCCGTCCGTGATCGCCGTGCCGGAACACTCCCCGATCCATGGTTTCAAGGACCTGATCGCTGCGGGCCGCTCGGGCAAGCCGCCCAGCTATGCGTCGTGCGGCAACGGCACGCCGCAGCACCTGGCAGGCGAGTTGCTGAAGATCTCGGCAAGGACCGATCTGCTGCACATTCCCTACAAGGGATGCGCTCCCGCCATGACCGACGTGCTGGGCGGCCAGGCGGACGTCAGCATCAACACGCTCACCAACACCCTGCCCTACCTCAAGACCGGCAAGCTGCGCGCGCTGGCGGTCACGTCCCGTGGCCGCTCGCCATTCCTGCCCGAGGTGCCGGCGGTCAGCGAGCTTGGCCTGCCGGGCTACGACGTCGACCAGTGGTTCGGCATCCTGGCGCCAGCGGGCACGTCGCCCGAGGTTGTGCAAAAGCTCAACCTGGAAATCGCCAGGGTCATTGCCAGGCCCGAGGTCAGGGCCAACCTGGCGAACCTGGGATTCGCCACCACCCACAGCACGCCAGCGCAATTCCAGCGGGTGGTGAACGCCGATATCGCGCGATGGACCAAGCTGGCCCTGCGGATCGGCCTCAAGGCTGACTGA
- a CDS encoding transcriptional regulator, with translation MENTTVFTREELDTYFASYVGMEGGNPRASVWFCDRSPHPWSEHLRAPLKPRLAPLAWDAAFRAAHRASMGKWLSHQRIARIMAAARAEVLDLSDTDADWKPYYEHHLYAACGAEFKLNLFPLPMQLDGQTPWSTVFRGQPALVPKERYLDLCRHGGRFRFLAEMCAHWRPKVVVCLGHRHTEDFVNAFALDYAAVRDEKLQPADLVKSLRVFTRDDTTWIICPALAGPSGLTSDVLLNAFGKLLAASLDASDFGAVQAGRKAVGFRPWPQAPAYPQAEPLC, from the coding sequence ATGGAAAACACCACGGTGTTCACACGAGAGGAACTGGACACTTACTTTGCTTCATATGTGGGGATGGAGGGGGGCAATCCGCGGGCCTCGGTCTGGTTTTGCGACAGGAGCCCGCACCCCTGGTCCGAGCACCTGCGCGCGCCACTCAAGCCGCGCCTGGCGCCGCTGGCCTGGGACGCAGCGTTTCGCGCCGCGCACCGCGCCAGCATGGGCAAATGGCTTAGCCACCAGCGCATTGCCCGCATCATGGCCGCCGCCCGCGCCGAGGTGCTGGACTTGAGCGATACCGATGCCGACTGGAAGCCGTACTACGAGCACCACCTGTATGCCGCCTGCGGGGCCGAGTTCAAGCTCAATCTGTTTCCCCTGCCCATGCAGCTCGATGGCCAGACCCCCTGGTCCACTGTGTTCCGCGGCCAGCCGGCGCTGGTGCCCAAGGAGCGCTACCTGGATCTGTGCCGGCACGGCGGACGCTTCCGCTTCCTGGCGGAGATGTGCGCGCATTGGCGGCCCAAGGTGGTGGTGTGCCTGGGCCACAGGCATACGGAAGATTTCGTCAACGCGTTCGCGCTGGACTACGCGGCGGTGCGGGACGAGAAGCTGCAGCCCGCTGACCTGGTGAAATCACTGCGGGTGTTTACGCGCGACGACACCACCTGGATCATCTGCCCGGCGCTGGCCGGCCCCTCCGGGCTGACCTCCGATGTCTTGCTGAACGCCTTCGGCAAGCTGCTTGCCGCCAGCCTGGACGCGAGCGACTTCGGCGCTGTGCAGGCAGGCCGCAAGGCCGTGGGCTTCAGGCCATGGCCGCAGGCCCCGGCTTACCCGCAGGCCGAGCCCTTGTGCTGA